One segment of Parvularcula sp. IMCC14364 DNA contains the following:
- a CDS encoding flagellar hook-length control protein FliK yields MTQIFALLAGTGTRAPAMDQDDPAKFSSLFSPETAGDEKTFPTFFTEMTASEDSASGKAAPDSVAEDAASTRTGPAIDNSARDTDDTTPVRFLAGIEPLEQSDALPVGITTALPSVDQAPVDPAPVNQDGAGAIAATPTALPASPLAILSAPTGVAAGGPEGPIRSDVAVPIQNAPVSISALPTRGVLAVNPIQSADGKPADLPELPGVPALVTQMTGVAPDGESPVMANPVITNPVETVAQAVEASARPVEVSARAAELPTVSVVAAAGNRDAVAVASNVPVLSVTPLPADLSLNIDESEQPFTEIVRLVREKLDLADILPQASVSDATKLKVGPVAGFIETATTTTAPLLTGQAQGAATTAPLAAPAATLSTQPPAFAAQSPVQQVASAIVNVAAKGDRMEVMLDPPELGRVYIDFNFTADRSVSAVISADVADTSTLMRRAVDNLMQELNNAGFDNVDLSFAEHAERQFSDERPQEGSSFNYAAAMETVSYEARTETPTLLSVLGSDSLDLRL; encoded by the coding sequence ATGACACAGATTTTTGCTTTGCTGGCCGGCACGGGCACCCGTGCACCAGCGATGGATCAGGACGATCCAGCCAAGTTTTCAAGTCTCTTCTCCCCCGAGACCGCCGGGGATGAGAAAACCTTTCCCACATTTTTTACTGAAATGACGGCATCGGAAGATAGTGCTTCCGGTAAGGCCGCGCCGGACAGTGTGGCTGAAGATGCCGCCAGCACCCGGACAGGGCCCGCAATAGATAACAGCGCCCGTGACACTGACGATACCACGCCTGTGCGCTTTCTGGCGGGGATCGAGCCTCTTGAGCAAAGCGATGCTTTACCTGTTGGTATTACGACGGCACTCCCATCTGTTGATCAGGCTCCTGTTGATCCGGCCCCTGTTAATCAGGACGGTGCGGGTGCCATCGCCGCGACACCGACAGCTCTGCCAGCTTCCCCGCTGGCGATTCTGAGCGCCCCGACAGGTGTGGCCGCCGGCGGACCTGAAGGGCCGATCCGCAGCGATGTCGCTGTGCCAATACAAAACGCCCCTGTCAGCATTTCAGCCTTACCGACACGCGGCGTGCTAGCGGTTAACCCGATACAGTCTGCTGACGGCAAGCCTGCTGATCTCCCGGAATTGCCGGGCGTGCCTGCGCTCGTGACGCAGATGACGGGCGTTGCCCCGGACGGTGAGAGCCCCGTGATGGCAAACCCGGTGATCACGAATCCTGTTGAAACAGTTGCACAGGCCGTTGAAGCCAGCGCCAGGCCGGTTGAGGTAAGCGCCAGAGCAGCTGAGCTGCCAACTGTCAGCGTTGTGGCTGCCGCTGGCAACCGGGATGCTGTTGCTGTGGCAAGTAACGTGCCTGTACTGAGCGTTACACCTTTACCTGCGGACCTATCCCTGAATATTGATGAATCAGAACAGCCCTTTACTGAAATCGTCAGACTGGTGCGGGAGAAGCTGGATCTGGCTGATATTCTGCCGCAGGCAAGTGTCAGCGATGCCACAAAGCTGAAAGTCGGCCCCGTCGCTGGTTTCATCGAAACAGCGACAACAACGACAGCGCCATTACTGACCGGTCAGGCGCAGGGTGCAGCCACAACGGCACCTCTGGCCGCACCAGCAGCAACGTTATCCACACAACCGCCTGCCTTTGCAGCACAGAGCCCTGTGCAGCAAGTCGCAAGCGCCATCGTTAATGTGGCCGCCAAAGGCGACCGCATGGAAGTCATGCTGGACCCGCCCGAACTTGGCCGCGTCTACATTGACTTCAATTTCACCGCAGACCGCAGCGTCAGCGCTGTGATCAGCGCCGACGTCGCTGACACCAGCACCCTCATGCGCCGGGCGGTTGATAATCTGATGCAGGAACTGAACAATGCCGGCTTTGACAATGTCGATCTGAGCTTCGCAGAACACGCCGAGCGCCAGTTCTCTGATGAGCGGCCGCAGGAAGGGTCATCCTTCAATTATGCGGCCGCTATGGAAACTGTCTCTTACGAAGCCCGCACGGAAACACCCACCCTGCTGTCTGTCCTCGGATCGGACAGCCTTGATCTCAGATTATAG
- a CDS encoding rod-binding protein has product MNTIVPGLNIQPADRQSATQTSATDKPEDADLRAMAQKFEASFISQMLKHSGLPKALQSAGGQGTDAFSVFYIDQLSTRIADQGGFGIADNIYEQLAKYEEQGGN; this is encoded by the coding sequence ATGAACACTATTGTACCAGGATTGAACATTCAGCCTGCTGACAGGCAGTCAGCCACGCAGACATCTGCCACGGACAAACCCGAGGATGCAGATCTGAGGGCCATGGCGCAAAAGTTCGAAGCGAGTTTCATATCCCAGATGCTGAAACACAGTGGCTTGCCAAAGGCCTTGCAAAGTGCAGGCGGGCAGGGGACGGATGCGTTTTCTGTCTTCTATATAGATCAGCTCTCAACACGCATTGCAGATCAGGGCGGCTTCGGCATTGCTGACAATATCTATGAGCAGCTGGCCAAATATGAAGAGCAGGGTGGAAACTGA
- a CDS encoding flagellin, translating to MSSILTNSSAMVALETLRGINRGLNEVQSQISTGKKVANAKDSASIFAISTVMQADVASFKQISDSLNLGSSTVGVARAAAENVTSLLQDMKELIVSAQEENVDRSKIQTDVDELVTQINSVVNAAQFNGQNLLQGGGNIQILSSLDRDSTQNVSTSSISVNRQNLESANATVAGTTIAGAGAITALSAQAVADGAAQTVTLTQGTLVASNTAGATSGYSVQIGTETVSFAAREGDTQNDVARNLKNSIDALGLTGITVDLTEVADPTSTDVTFTINNDSGGGITVTTVSGDASTAGGGLAGLADIDVETSTATANQALADIEGLLQTAIDSASAFGSSQKRIDNQIEFVSQLTDSLTDGIGALVDADIEEASARLQSLQVQQQLGIQALSIANQQPAQLLALFN from the coding sequence ATGTCCAGTATTTTGACAAATAGCAGCGCCATGGTTGCGCTGGAAACCCTTCGGGGTATTAACCGTGGTCTGAACGAAGTTCAGTCACAGATTTCAACTGGTAAAAAAGTCGCCAACGCGAAAGACAGCGCGTCTATCTTCGCGATTTCAACCGTGATGCAGGCAGATGTTGCCAGCTTCAAGCAGATTTCTGACTCTTTGAACCTTGGTTCGTCGACTGTTGGTGTTGCCCGTGCGGCTGCTGAAAACGTGACTTCTCTCCTGCAGGACATGAAAGAACTCATCGTTTCTGCGCAGGAAGAGAACGTTGACCGTTCCAAGATCCAGACTGACGTTGATGAGCTTGTTACACAGATCAATTCTGTTGTGAACGCAGCCCAGTTCAACGGCCAGAACCTGCTGCAAGGCGGTGGTAACATTCAGATTCTGTCTTCTCTTGACCGTGATTCAACCCAGAATGTTTCTACTTCAAGCATTAGCGTGAACCGTCAGAACCTTGAAAGTGCCAACGCAACTGTTGCCGGTACGACAATCGCTGGTGCTGGTGCCATCACTGCCCTGTCTGCCCAGGCTGTTGCTGACGGCGCAGCGCAGACAGTGACATTGACACAAGGCACACTGGTTGCTTCCAACACGGCTGGCGCCACATCTGGCTACTCAGTACAGATTGGTACTGAAACAGTTTCATTCGCTGCGCGTGAAGGTGACACACAGAACGATGTTGCTCGCAACCTGAAAAACTCAATCGATGCATTGGGCCTCACAGGTATCACTGTTGACCTGACAGAAGTTGCTGATCCAACATCTACGGATGTAACATTCACGATCAACAACGATTCTGGTGGCGGTATCACCGTAACAACTGTCAGTGGCGATGCCTCTACAGCTGGTGGCGGCCTTGCTGGTCTTGCTGACATTGATGTGGAAACATCTACAGCAACAGCCAACCAGGCACTGGCTGATATTGAAGGCTTGTTGCAGACAGCAATCGACTCTGCGTCAGCTTTTGGTTCATCCCAGAAGCGTATCGATAACCAGATCGAGTTTGTTAGCCAGCTGACAGATTCCCTGACAGACGGTATCGGCGCACTCGTAGACGCTGACATCGAAGAAGCATCTGCCCGCTTGCAGTCTCTGCAGGTTCAGCAGCAGCTTGGTATTCAGGCCCTGTCTATTGCCAACCAGCAGCCAGCCCAGCTTTTGGCGCTGTTCAACTAA
- a CDS encoding flagellin, with product MSSILTNSSAMVALETLRGINRDLQDVQSQISTGKKVANAKDSASIFAISTVMQTDVDSFKQISDSLNLGSSTVGVARAAAENVTSLLQDMKGLIVSAQEENVDRSKIQTDIDELTLQVQSVVSAAQFNGQNLLVGGGNVSVLSSLDRDANQNVSASSITVNRQNLQSANATVAGTTIAGAGAITALTAQSVNDGAAQTITLTQGALVTSNTAGATSGYTVQVGTETVTFAAREGDTQNDVARNLKSAIDALGLTGITVDLTEVADPTSTDVTFTINNNSGGAITVTTTSGDASTAGGGLAGISDVDVVTSNVTASAALDDIEVLLQTAIDASAAFGSAQKRIDNQVEFVQQLTDALTEGIGALVDADIEEASARLQSLQVQQQLGVQALSIANQQPQQLLALFQ from the coding sequence ATGTCTAGTATTCTTACTAACAGCAGTGCTATGGTAGCACTGGAAACTCTGCGTGGCATCAATAGAGATCTTCAGGATGTCCAATCGCAAATCTCCACCGGAAAAAAAGTTGCCAACGCCAAAGATAGTGCTTCTATCTTTGCGATTTCGACTGTCATGCAGACAGACGTGGACAGCTTCAAGCAGATTTCTGATTCACTGAATCTGGGATCTTCCACGGTGGGTGTCGCCCGAGCGGCGGCGGAGAATGTCACAAGCCTACTGCAGGATATGAAAGGACTCATCGTTTCTGCACAGGAAGAGAATGTTGACCGCTCCAAAATCCAGACAGACATTGATGAATTGACCCTGCAGGTTCAGTCCGTTGTGTCGGCGGCCCAGTTTAATGGCCAGAACCTGCTGGTAGGAGGCGGCAATGTGTCCGTTCTCTCGTCCCTTGACAGGGATGCAAACCAGAATGTTTCCGCATCCAGTATTACCGTGAACAGACAGAATTTGCAGTCTGCCAACGCAACGGTTGCCGGTACGACAATCGCTGGGGCGGGTGCCATTACGGCGCTTACAGCGCAATCTGTCAATGATGGCGCCGCCCAGACCATCACCCTGACGCAAGGGGCGCTGGTGACGTCCAATACTGCAGGTGCGACCTCCGGGTACACGGTGCAGGTTGGTACGGAAACAGTCACTTTTGCTGCACGTGAAGGCGATACACAAAATGATGTGGCCCGCAATCTCAAGTCAGCGATTGATGCGCTTGGTCTGACAGGCATCACGGTTGACCTGACCGAAGTGGCGGATCCGACAAGCACGGATGTGACCTTCACAATCAATAACAATTCCGGCGGTGCAATCACCGTCACCACGACCAGTGGTGACGCCAGTACAGCTGGCGGTGGTCTGGCCGGTATCAGTGACGTTGATGTGGTAACATCCAACGTCACAGCCAGTGCTGCGCTTGATGATATTGAAGTGCTGCTGCAAACGGCGATTGATGCGTCTGCGGCCTTCGGTTCCGCCCAGAAACGTATTGATAACCAGGTAGAGTTCGTACAGCAACTGACAGATGCGTTGACGGAAGGTATTGGTGCCCTTGTCGATGCTGACATCGAAGAGGCTTCTGCCCGCTTGCAGTCCCTGCAGGTCCAGCAGCAGCTTGGTGTTCAGGCCCTGTCGATCGCCAACCAGCAGCCACAGCAGCTCTTGGCGCTGTTCCAGTAA
- the flaF gene encoding flagellar biosynthesis regulator FlaF, which yields MLNQLQAQAGYRTTTRETGTDKDIELRVFTSVTSKLSSVDPKAVGGFTKLAEAMHENVQLWTTVMADVAGDDNQLPLELRAQIFNLGEFIRKHTLKVLEGTETVDAIIDINKAIIAGLRESQRIREAA from the coding sequence ATGCTTAATCAGCTACAGGCACAAGCGGGATACCGGACAACAACCCGAGAAACCGGTACAGACAAGGACATTGAACTGCGCGTCTTCACGTCTGTTACATCAAAACTGAGCAGTGTTGACCCGAAAGCGGTTGGTGGTTTCACCAAACTTGCTGAAGCCATGCACGAAAATGTCCAGCTCTGGACAACCGTCATGGCGGATGTGGCAGGTGATGATAACCAGTTGCCGCTGGAGCTTCGGGCTCAAATTTTCAATCTGGGTGAATTCATCCGCAAGCATACGCTGAAAGTGCTGGAAGGCACCGAAACGGTTGATGCCATCATTGACATCAACAAGGCGATTATTGCGGGTTTAAGAGAATCCCAGAGAATTCGGGAGGCTGCCTGA
- a CDS encoding flagellar biosynthesis repressor FlbT — protein sequence MPGLILNIKPGERFLVNGVVLENGPKRAQIRVETEGASILRLSDALHPDDVNTPVKRVYYIAQLILTGDSEEAEAKEVLIKALKDLQNVFRDTAKAPLEKAINAAEIGRYYSVLCSLKHVFPLEEKLLNLRLPQADDAEQQKSEVA from the coding sequence ATGCCCGGATTGATATTGAACATAAAACCAGGTGAGCGTTTTCTCGTGAACGGTGTCGTTCTGGAAAATGGTCCAAAGCGTGCCCAGATCAGGGTTGAAACAGAAGGTGCCAGTATCTTGCGTCTCAGCGATGCACTGCACCCGGATGATGTGAATACGCCCGTCAAGCGCGTTTATTACATCGCCCAACTCATCCTGACAGGTGACTCGGAAGAGGCGGAGGCAAAAGAGGTTTTGATAAAGGCCCTCAAGGATCTTCAGAACGTCTTCCGCGATACCGCCAAGGCACCGCTTGAAAAAGCCATCAATGCAGCAGAAATCGGGCGTTACTATTCGGTTCTCTGTTCCCTGAAACATGTTTTTCCGCTTGAGGAAAAGTTGCTCAACCTGCGCTTGCCGCAGGCAGATGATGCTGAACAGCAGAAGTCTGAGGTTGCCTGA
- a CDS encoding DUF1217 domain-containing protein encodes MVFQPVIPLNGYTGWLFLQRTQERQVEAFDASPELQREVDYFRENIKNATDVADLVTDRTLLKVALGAFGLQDEINKQALVRRVLEEGTIEQGSFANRLNNSQFKDMANEFSYGNGGFAPDDAFVDKIINQYKQSQFEVAVGEVDQDMRLSLNFQRKMGEIAARGIEQEAVTTTSTVQTQDIFGTETVEADTPGAISGGGFIGLRGQTSLTLQPGALTSSYNAGEATGYAVTVGSETVTVVARPGETQNDVANAIAEAVNALGISGLTATAVNADDPATETASISFANTSNVPLQITAQATSNSTIVGVAAAFEEGISIADTSGGAITNDGTVALGGSRTLSITEGVVATNDGLDRTLAYQVSLGGQTVTYIAGDGEDQNDIAQGITSLINDLGIAGVTASATLAADPLTGQAEITIRNNSGNLLTVAAESKTSLPELGERLEEVTTTTGGNSQSVLSEKALWFQVMGDQPLRAVFETAFGLPTEFSQIDIDQQQEIFEERSRKQFGVGFAEAYSNPENIESLIKLFTVRSQIANGPSATTPGFAALSLLQNAAGFGASAAQNLLLSNS; translated from the coding sequence ATGGTCTTTCAGCCAGTCATACCCCTGAACGGTTATACCGGCTGGCTGTTCCTTCAGCGTACACAGGAACGTCAGGTGGAGGCATTTGATGCCTCCCCTGAACTTCAGCGCGAAGTGGATTACTTCCGCGAAAATATCAAGAATGCGACAGATGTTGCAGACCTTGTGACTGACCGTACCTTGTTGAAAGTCGCCCTTGGCGCTTTTGGTCTTCAGGATGAGATCAACAAGCAGGCGCTGGTGCGCCGGGTGCTGGAAGAAGGTACAATCGAGCAGGGCTCATTCGCCAACCGCCTGAACAACAGTCAGTTCAAGGACATGGCAAACGAGTTCTCATATGGCAATGGCGGCTTCGCTCCGGATGATGCCTTTGTTGATAAAATCATCAATCAGTACAAGCAGTCCCAGTTTGAAGTTGCCGTCGGTGAAGTCGATCAGGACATGCGCCTGTCCCTGAATTTCCAGCGTAAGATGGGCGAGATCGCTGCGCGGGGAATCGAACAGGAAGCGGTCACCACAACATCAACCGTGCAGACACAGGATATATTCGGTACTGAGACTGTTGAGGCAGATACGCCGGGTGCTATCTCGGGTGGCGGGTTCATTGGCCTAAGGGGGCAAACCTCTCTCACTTTACAGCCGGGCGCCCTCACAAGTTCCTATAATGCAGGCGAAGCCACCGGATATGCCGTCACAGTTGGATCAGAAACGGTTACTGTTGTGGCGCGCCCGGGTGAAACCCAGAATGATGTGGCGAATGCCATCGCGGAGGCGGTGAATGCCCTCGGTATTTCAGGGCTGACCGCAACGGCAGTAAACGCCGATGATCCAGCGACGGAAACAGCCAGTATCAGTTTTGCCAATACATCAAACGTCCCCTTGCAGATTACAGCGCAGGCAACCAGCAATTCCACCATCGTTGGTGTGGCTGCGGCTTTTGAAGAAGGTATTTCAATCGCCGATACTTCCGGCGGTGCCATCACCAATGATGGTACAGTGGCCCTTGGCGGGTCGCGGACCTTATCGATTACAGAAGGTGTCGTTGCCACCAATGATGGGCTCGACAGAACGCTCGCCTATCAGGTCTCCCTTGGCGGTCAGACAGTGACTTATATTGCCGGAGATGGCGAAGACCAGAATGATATTGCCCAGGGCATTACCAGTCTGATCAATGATCTTGGCATTGCCGGGGTCACGGCAAGTGCAACACTGGCCGCTGACCCATTGACGGGTCAGGCAGAAATCACAATACGGAACAATTCCGGGAACTTGTTGACAGTTGCGGCGGAGAGCAAAACTTCCCTGCCGGAACTGGGTGAGCGGCTTGAAGAAGTGACCACGACCACAGGCGGCAATAGCCAGTCTGTTCTGTCGGAAAAAGCCCTCTGGTTCCAGGTCATGGGTGACCAGCCCTTGCGCGCCGTGTTTGAGACAGCTTTTGGTCTGCCAACCGAGTTTTCACAGATTGATATTGATCAGCAGCAGGAAATTTTCGAAGAAAGAAGCCGCAAGCAGTTCGGCGTTGGCTTTGCGGAAGCCTATTCAAATCCTGAAAATATCGAGAGCCTGATAAAACTGTTTACCGTGCGCAGTCAGATTGCAAACGGCCCGTCAGCGACCACGCCCGGCTTTGCCGCCCTCAGCCTGTTGCAGAATGCGGCTGGCTTTGGCGCATCTGCGGCACAAAATCTGTTGTTATCCAACAGCTGA
- a CDS encoding FliI/YscN family ATPase: MVNSPLSPGTTTLLERQAGMISGQPRVRYHGTVTAINGDAVTIAGLSHLAMLGDQVSLSGTAPDGEIIALEQDDLTAILYDDPRQIKIGCSIFLSPQLNPKPSTDWIGHVLNHRLQGPDGQEMPQGLHEAPLKAKPPAPATRKRLGRRLNTGVAAFDTFLPLCQGQRIGLFAGSGVGKSTLLAELAKRTDADIVILALIGERGREVRNFVEDTLGAEGMKRAIVFAATSDDPAPLKKRTAYLAMATAEQYRDQGKQVLLLFDSLTRFAEAHREVALAAGEVPSLRAFPPSTFRAVAALTERAGPGAEGNGDITAVFSVLVAGSNMEEPVADMVRGILDGHVILEREIAERGRYPAIDVRRSVSRSLPEAATAEENQILAAARSLISAYEENAPLIRAGLYTAGADPMLDEAVRLWPQLDQFISVLDVKNAEESFAALKEILLGAPADAAPAEKANSAVG; this comes from the coding sequence ATGGTTAACAGCCCTTTAAGCCCCGGAACGACGACCCTGCTGGAACGGCAGGCTGGCATGATATCCGGCCAGCCGCGTGTGCGCTATCACGGCACAGTGACGGCCATAAACGGAGACGCGGTGACGATTGCCGGGCTCAGCCATCTGGCAATGCTGGGAGATCAGGTCTCGCTCAGTGGCACGGCGCCCGATGGAGAGATTATTGCTCTTGAGCAGGATGATCTGACAGCCATCCTTTATGACGACCCGCGACAGATCAAGATCGGTTGTTCGATCTTCCTTTCACCGCAACTGAACCCGAAACCGAGCACTGACTGGATCGGGCATGTGCTGAACCACAGGCTGCAGGGCCCCGACGGCCAGGAAATGCCGCAAGGACTGCACGAAGCGCCGTTGAAAGCCAAACCGCCTGCCCCGGCAACACGCAAGCGATTGGGGCGACGACTGAATACTGGCGTTGCGGCGTTCGATACTTTTCTGCCTTTATGTCAGGGACAGCGCATTGGCCTTTTCGCCGGCTCAGGCGTTGGCAAATCCACGCTGCTGGCGGAGCTCGCCAAAAGAACCGATGCGGATATTGTCATCCTTGCCCTGATTGGTGAGCGCGGGCGCGAGGTGCGCAATTTTGTTGAGGATACGCTTGGTGCTGAGGGCATGAAGCGGGCAATCGTGTTCGCCGCCACGTCCGATGATCCGGCCCCGCTAAAAAAACGCACGGCCTATCTCGCCATGGCCACGGCCGAACAATATCGTGACCAGGGCAAGCAGGTTTTACTGCTGTTTGATTCCCTGACCCGCTTTGCCGAAGCGCATCGCGAAGTAGCGCTGGCGGCAGGCGAAGTGCCTTCCTTGCGCGCTTTCCCGCCCTCGACATTTCGGGCAGTCGCCGCGCTAACAGAACGCGCCGGGCCGGGCGCCGAAGGCAATGGCGACATTACAGCCGTCTTCAGTGTGCTGGTCGCCGGCTCCAACATGGAAGAGCCTGTGGCGGACATGGTGCGCGGCATTCTCGACGGGCATGTTATCCTTGAACGCGAAATTGCCGAGCGTGGTCGATATCCCGCGATTGATGTGCGGCGCAGTGTTTCACGCTCCCTGCCGGAGGCAGCGACAGCAGAAGAAAACCAGATACTGGCAGCTGCACGTTCACTGATTTCAGCCTATGAAGAAAATGCGCCATTGATCCGGGCGGGCCTCTATACCGCCGGGGCTGACCCGATGCTGGACGAAGCGGTGCGCCTGTGGCCACAGCTGGATCAATTCATCAGTGTGCTTGATGTGAAAAATGCAGAAGAAAGTTTTGCCGCGCTGAAAGAGATTCTGCTGGGGGCGCCGGCAGATGCAGCACCGGCTGAAAAAGCCAACTCAGCTGTTGGATAA
- a CDS encoding FlgB family protein: protein MPTDLDILRTYSAMAQHAAKRHEVLAGNIANADTPGYKAQDLKSFAELYKAAERQGRDVEINTSDLVRAASGGVESPNGNNVSIEDQMLKTAETKGQHDMALAVYKKTLDLMRLSLGSNR, encoded by the coding sequence GTGCCGACCGACCTGGATATTCTTCGAACCTACTCAGCCATGGCCCAACATGCGGCCAAGCGGCATGAGGTGTTGGCAGGTAACATCGCCAATGCCGACACGCCCGGCTACAAGGCACAGGATTTGAAGAGTTTTGCTGAATTATACAAGGCAGCAGAACGTCAGGGCAGGGATGTCGAGATCAACACGTCAGATCTTGTGCGCGCCGCCTCGGGCGGCGTGGAGTCGCCCAACGGCAATAATGTTTCCATTGAAGACCAGATGCTGAAAACCGCCGAGACCAAGGGCCAGCATGACATGGCGCTTGCCGTTTACAAGAAAACGCTGGACCTGATGCGGCTCAGCCTCGGCAGCAATCGCTAG
- the flgC gene encoding flagellar basal body rod protein FlgC has translation MNPLSKAMSAASSGMDAQAYRLQVVSENISNADTPGYQRKMLSFQSIVDGITKTGEVEVGQISLDTREGEREFDPGHPLADDQGYVTFSNVTMMTELADAREAGRSYEANLATFKQAREMYGSLIDLLRR, from the coding sequence ATGAACCCGCTCTCCAAGGCAATGTCAGCCGCGTCAAGCGGCATGGACGCCCAGGCATATCGCCTGCAGGTCGTCAGTGAGAATATCTCCAACGCAGACACGCCCGGCTATCAGCGCAAGATGTTGTCCTTCCAGTCCATTGTGGACGGGATCACCAAGACCGGTGAAGTCGAGGTCGGACAGATCAGTCTTGATACGCGCGAGGGTGAGAGAGAATTCGATCCCGGTCATCCCCTGGCGGATGATCAGGGTTATGTGACATTTTCAAATGTCACGATGATGACGGAATTGGCGGATGCACGGGAGGCGGGACGCAGTTACGAAGCCAACCTTGCGACGTTCAAACAGGCAAGAGAGATGTATGGCAGTCTGATTGATCTGTTACGCCGTTAA
- a CDS encoding flagellar hook-basal body complex protein FliE, whose protein sequence is MEPASLAALKNYAAARQALSPDNAAKAPDKSTTETGGAESVAKAASEFAEVFNNAEETAKALSVGAADPHSVVEALATAEVALETAVTVRDKVIEAYQELLRMPV, encoded by the coding sequence ATGGAACCGGCATCACTGGCCGCGCTGAAAAATTACGCAGCGGCCCGGCAGGCATTGTCCCCAGACAATGCTGCCAAAGCACCTGACAAAAGCACGACCGAAACTGGCGGCGCTGAAAGCGTTGCCAAGGCGGCCAGCGAATTTGCGGAAGTCTTCAACAATGCTGAAGAAACCGCGAAGGCCCTCAGTGTGGGCGCAGCTGACCCGCATTCTGTAGTGGAAGCACTGGCAACGGCTGAAGTGGCGCTGGAAACAGCGGTGACAGTCCGGGACAAGGTGATTGAGGCGTATCAGGAACTCCTGAGAATGCCTGTCTGA
- a CDS encoding flagellar biosynthetic protein FliQ encodes MTETEVLSILREFLWAAALISAPLLGTALFIGIVVGLLQALTSIQEMTLTFVPKIAVMLIVFFLSSGYMARVCLSLFNEQVLPVIAQ; translated from the coding sequence ATGACCGAAACTGAAGTCCTCAGCATATTGCGGGAATTCCTCTGGGCCGCAGCCCTCATCTCTGCGCCGCTTCTGGGCACGGCCCTGTTTATCGGTATCGTGGTGGGCCTGTTGCAGGCCTTGACCTCGATTCAGGAAATGACTCTCACTTTCGTGCCCAAGATTGCCGTGATGCTGATCGTTTTCTTCCTCTCATCCGGCTATATGGCGCGGGTCTGTCTCAGCCTGTTCAATGAACAGGTTTTGCCTGTTATCGCGCAATGA